From Pseudodesulfovibrio sp. S3, the proteins below share one genomic window:
- the pta gene encoding phosphate acetyltransferase encodes MSKNLYVSATEERSGKSAVVLGVMQMLTRELHNVAFFRPIINDPGEGNQDHDIALMIDHFKLSIPYRDTYAYTLKQTRELINSGQHALVLENILNKYKSLEENYDFVLCEGTDFKGKDPAFEFDLNADIAANIGAPMLVVTSGRDKAPEEVVNITQTTLDTLAEKGVDCLACVVNRAPMGMTDELVSHIELKGSHEAMPVYVIPEDEALGKPSINDVRRWLDADVLYGHSGLMSLVDNYVVAAMQIGNFLGYIKQGSLIITPGDRSDIILSSLASRLSSSYPDISGIVLTGGLNVSTNVHKLIEGWTGVPVPVLAAKGHTYQTVQQLNNLYGRIQADDLQRIATALGGFAQHVNVRELRDRVVEKRSTSVTPKMFEYSLVDKASRNRQRIVLPEGTEERILRAADIVLRRGAADIVLLGNETTIKTNASTYGVDISGATIIDPANSDLLDSFAEEYLELRKHKGVIAEMAWDRMSDPTYFGTMMVHKGFADGMVSGSVTTTAQTIRPAFEFVKTKPGSSIVSSVFLMCLKDRVLVYGDCAVNTNPNAQQLAEIAISSAGTACIFGIEPRVAMLSYSTGSSGKGEDVDKVTEATNIARSLVQERGLDYPIEGPIQYDAAVDPEVAQVKMPNSKVAGHATVFVFPDLNTGNNTYKAVQRAANAVAIGPILQGLNKPVNDLSRGCTVPDIVNTITITAIQAQAEKGE; translated from the coding sequence ATGTCCAAGAACCTTTACGTGAGCGCCACCGAGGAAAGAAGCGGTAAGTCCGCCGTAGTTCTCGGCGTGATGCAGATGCTCACAAGGGAACTGCATAACGTCGCGTTCTTCCGGCCCATCATCAATGATCCGGGCGAAGGAAATCAGGATCACGACATAGCCCTGATGATTGACCACTTCAAGCTGAGCATCCCCTATCGCGACACATACGCGTATACTCTCAAACAGACCCGCGAGCTGATCAATTCTGGTCAGCACGCGTTGGTCCTTGAGAATATTCTCAACAAATACAAGTCACTTGAGGAAAACTACGACTTCGTCCTGTGCGAAGGCACGGACTTCAAGGGCAAGGACCCGGCATTCGAGTTCGACCTCAATGCGGACATCGCCGCCAACATCGGCGCTCCCATGCTGGTGGTCACCTCGGGCCGCGACAAGGCCCCGGAAGAAGTGGTCAACATCACCCAAACCACCTTGGACACCCTGGCCGAAAAAGGCGTGGATTGCCTGGCCTGCGTGGTCAACCGCGCCCCCATGGGCATGACCGACGAACTGGTCAGCCACATCGAGCTCAAGGGAAGCCATGAAGCCATGCCGGTCTACGTCATCCCCGAGGACGAAGCCCTGGGCAAACCCTCCATAAACGACGTGCGCCGGTGGCTCGACGCCGATGTCCTCTACGGCCACTCCGGGCTGATGTCCCTGGTGGACAACTACGTGGTTGCGGCCATGCAGATCGGAAACTTCCTGGGATACATAAAACAGGGCAGTCTGATCATCACCCCCGGCGACCGTTCGGACATCATCCTGTCCAGCCTTGCCTCGCGGCTGTCCAGCTCGTATCCGGACATTTCCGGCATCGTGCTCACGGGCGGGTTGAACGTCTCCACCAACGTCCACAAACTCATCGAGGGATGGACCGGAGTCCCTGTCCCGGTGCTTGCCGCCAAAGGCCACACCTACCAGACCGTGCAACAGCTCAACAACCTCTACGGACGCATCCAGGCCGACGACCTTCAGCGCATCGCCACGGCTCTGGGCGGATTCGCCCAGCACGTCAATGTACGCGAACTGCGCGACCGCGTAGTCGAAAAGCGCTCCACCAGCGTCACGCCCAAGATGTTCGAGTACTCCCTGGTGGACAAGGCCTCCCGCAACCGCCAGCGTATCGTCCTGCCCGAGGGAACGGAAGAGCGCATCCTGCGTGCGGCCGACATCGTGCTCAGACGAGGCGCGGCCGACATCGTCCTGCTCGGCAACGAAACCACCATCAAAACCAACGCGTCCACCTATGGTGTGGACATTTCCGGGGCCACCATCATTGACCCGGCCAACTCCGACCTGCTCGATTCCTTTGCCGAAGAATACCTGGAACTCAGGAAACACAAGGGCGTCATCGCAGAAATGGCCTGGGACCGCATGTCCGACCCGACCTATTTCGGCACCATGATGGTCCACAAGGGCTTTGCCGACGGCATGGTTTCAGGCTCCGTCACCACAACGGCCCAGACAATCCGACCCGCTTTCGAATTCGTCAAGACCAAGCCCGGCAGTTCCATCGTCTCCTCGGTCTTCCTCATGTGCCTCAAGGACCGCGTACTCGTATACGGAGACTGCGCCGTGAACACCAACCCCAACGCCCAGCAACTGGCAGAGATTGCCATCAGCTCGGCCGGGACCGCATGCATCTTCGGCATCGAACCGCGCGTGGCCATGCTCAGCTACTCCACCGGCTCATCCGGCAAGGGCGAGGATGTGGACAAGGTCACCGAAGCGACCAATATCGCCAGGAGTTTGGTACAGGAACGCGGCCTGGACTACCCCATAGAAGGACCGATCCAGTACGATGCCGCCGTGGACCCGGAAGTGGCTCAGGTCAAAATGCCCAATTCCAAAGTGGCGGGACATGCCACCGTATTCGTCTTCCCGGACCTGAATACCGGCAACAACACCTACAAGGCAGTACAGCGGGCCGCCAACGCCGTGGCCATCGGCCCGATCCTCCAAGGATTGAACAAGCCGGTCAACGACCTGTCACGTGGGTGCACCGTTCCCGACATCGTCAACACCATCACCATAACAGCCATCCAGGCCCAGGCAGAAAAGGGTGAATAA
- a CDS encoding (Fe-S)-binding protein: protein MADIHKLAQLFKELDDQLVGCMRCGMCQAVCPIFAESGREADVTRGKLALLDGLAQEMISDPEGVNEKLNRCLLCGTCQSNCPSGVSVMDIFLKARAIMTGYFGLSPAKKAIFRGLLKNPKLFNTLTDMGAKFQGLFTKKVDDMLGSSCARFNAPIIGDRHFNTLAGKPLHKLVPELDTPAGKSGIRVALYVGCVIDKIYPQVGEAILKVLKHHGVGVFMPTGQACCGIPALSSGDTDTFDTLVGLNVDTFAKGEFDYLVTGCATCTSTIKELWPRMYKGDSARKYDIGVLERKTMDISQFLVDILKVKPGEMTGGQPVTYHDPCHLKNSLGITAQPRTLIKAAGCDFKEMADAGTCCGCGGSFNIAHYDISKKIGSHKADNIMASGAKVAATSCPACMLQITDMLSQKEAGMGVKHVIELYADSLRG, encoded by the coding sequence ATGGCTGATATCCACAAACTCGCTCAATTGTTCAAGGAACTGGACGACCAACTCGTCGGCTGCATGCGCTGCGGCATGTGTCAGGCAGTATGCCCGATCTTTGCCGAAAGCGGTCGCGAGGCCGACGTCACCAGGGGCAAACTCGCCCTGCTCGATGGCCTGGCCCAGGAAATGATCTCCGATCCGGAAGGCGTCAACGAAAAGCTCAACCGCTGTCTGCTCTGCGGCACCTGCCAATCGAACTGTCCGTCAGGCGTGTCCGTCATGGACATCTTCCTCAAGGCCCGCGCCATCATGACCGGTTACTTCGGCCTGTCTCCGGCAAAGAAAGCCATCTTCCGCGGTCTGCTCAAGAATCCCAAACTGTTCAACACCCTGACCGACATGGGAGCCAAATTCCAGGGGCTGTTCACCAAAAAGGTGGACGACATGCTCGGATCGAGCTGTGCCCGGTTCAACGCACCCATCATCGGCGACCGCCACTTCAACACCCTGGCAGGAAAACCCCTGCACAAGCTCGTGCCCGAGCTGGATACCCCGGCAGGGAAATCAGGCATCAGGGTCGCCCTCTACGTGGGCTGCGTCATCGACAAGATATACCCTCAAGTGGGCGAAGCCATACTCAAGGTACTCAAACACCACGGCGTGGGCGTCTTCATGCCGACCGGTCAGGCGTGCTGCGGTATCCCTGCTCTGTCCAGCGGCGACACCGACACCTTCGACACCCTGGTCGGCCTCAACGTGGACACCTTTGCCAAGGGCGAGTTCGACTACCTTGTGACCGGCTGCGCCACCTGCACCTCCACCATCAAGGAACTGTGGCCCCGCATGTACAAAGGGGACTCCGCACGCAAGTACGACATCGGCGTGCTGGAGAGGAAAACAATGGACATCAGCCAGTTCCTGGTGGATATTCTCAAAGTAAAGCCTGGAGAAATGACCGGCGGCCAACCCGTGACCTACCACGACCCGTGCCACCTGAAGAATTCTCTCGGCATCACGGCCCAGCCCCGGACCCTGATCAAGGCCGCCGGCTGCGACTTCAAGGAAATGGCGGACGCCGGCACCTGTTGCGGCTGCGGTGGCAGCTTCAACATCGCCCACTACGACATCTCCAAAAAGATCGGCAGCCACAAGGCAGACAACATCATGGCTTCCGGAGCCAAGGTCGCGGCCACCAGTTGCCCGGCGTGCATGCTCCAGATAACGGACATGCTCTCCCAGAAGGAAGCCGGTATGGGCGTCAAGCATGTCATCGAACTCTATGCCGACTCTCTGCGTGGATAA
- a CDS encoding FAD-linked oxidase C-terminal domain-containing protein has product MTKDAIVKEFEAAAGAENVMTSETDRHAYSYDAAVLDSVMPALVVRPPNSEALGAVTKLCNDNGLPLTVRGAGTNLSGGTIPHPGGIVVLTNGLNRILEINEADMYAVVEPGVVTAKFATEVAKRGLFYPPDPGSQTVSTLGGNVAENAGGLRGLKYGVTKDYVMGVDFWDVNGQLVKTGSRTVKCVTGYNLAGLMVASEGTLGVFDKIILKLIPPAQAAKSMMAIFPSMKAASETVAAIIANKIVPATLEMMDNFTIRTVENFRGAGLPVDAAALLLIEVDGHPAQVADEAAMVEKICRENGATELKVAKDAAERDAVWQARRDALPALAKLRPTCVLEDATVPRSKIPAMIQALEEIAKKLDLTIGTFGHAGDGNLHPTILTDKRDKAEWERVEKGIDMIFDRALALGGTLSGEHGIGLAKSKYLEQETSRATLEYSRRMKSVLDPKGILNPGKIIGLK; this is encoded by the coding sequence ATGACCAAAGATGCCATTGTCAAAGAATTCGAAGCCGCAGCTGGCGCCGAAAACGTTATGACCAGCGAGACCGACCGCCACGCCTATTCCTACGACGCCGCCGTGCTTGACTCGGTCATGCCCGCCCTGGTTGTCCGCCCCCCGAACAGCGAAGCCCTGGGAGCCGTCACCAAGCTCTGCAACGACAACGGCCTGCCCCTGACCGTGCGCGGTGCGGGCACCAACCTTTCCGGTGGAACCATTCCCCACCCCGGCGGCATCGTGGTCCTGACCAACGGGCTGAACCGCATCCTCGAAATCAATGAAGCGGACATGTACGCCGTGGTCGAACCCGGTGTGGTCACTGCCAAGTTCGCAACCGAGGTCGCCAAACGCGGCCTGTTCTATCCCCCTGATCCGGGTTCCCAGACGGTCTCCACCCTGGGCGGCAACGTGGCCGAAAACGCCGGTGGTCTTCGCGGCCTGAAATACGGCGTTACCAAGGACTACGTCATGGGCGTGGATTTCTGGGACGTGAACGGTCAACTGGTCAAGACCGGTTCCCGCACGGTCAAATGCGTCACCGGGTACAATCTGGCCGGACTCATGGTCGCCTCTGAGGGTACGCTCGGCGTATTCGACAAGATCATCCTCAAACTGATTCCCCCGGCACAGGCCGCCAAATCCATGATGGCCATATTCCCCTCCATGAAAGCCGCCTCCGAAACCGTGGCCGCCATCATCGCCAACAAGATCGTCCCGGCCACCCTGGAAATGATGGACAACTTCACCATCCGCACCGTTGAGAACTTCCGTGGCGCAGGCCTGCCCGTGGATGCTGCTGCCCTGCTCCTGATCGAAGTGGACGGCCATCCCGCACAGGTTGCCGACGAGGCCGCCATGGTTGAAAAGATCTGCAGAGAGAACGGAGCCACCGAACTCAAGGTCGCCAAGGACGCCGCTGAACGCGACGCCGTCTGGCAGGCCCGGCGCGACGCCCTGCCCGCACTGGCCAAGCTCAGGCCCACCTGCGTACTTGAGGACGCCACCGTCCCGCGCTCCAAGATCCCGGCCATGATCCAGGCCCTGGAAGAAATCGCCAAGAAGCTCGACCTGACCATCGGTACCTTCGGCCATGCAGGCGACGGCAACCTGCACCCCACCATTCTGACCGACAAACGCGACAAGGCCGAATGGGAACGCGTGGAAAAGGGCATCGACATGATATTCGACCGCGCCCTGGCACTCGGCGGCACCCTTTCCGGTGAACACGGCATCGGCCTGGCGAAATCCAAGTACCTGGAACAGGAAACCTCCCGCGCCACGCTGGAATACTCCCGCCGCATGAAGTCCGTGCTCGACCCCAAGGGCATTCTCAATCCCGGCAAGATAATCGGCTTGAAATAG
- a CDS encoding L-lactate permease translates to MSIEVLALIALLPILVALVLMVGLRWPATKAMPLAWLTAAAGAVLVWHLPVAYVAALTLQGFVTAIGILIIVFGAILILRTLQQSGGMETIQYGMQNITPDRRIQAIIIGYMFAAFLEGAAGFGTPAALAAPLLLSLGFPPLAAAIICLVFNSFPVTFGAVGTPVVLGLKFLAPGVNEAVSAGTAGVNFASMGDFNLVVGQWATLMHLGMIFILPIFMLGFITRFFGPERSWKPGLAAWKFCIFAAISFSVPYLFFAWNVGPEFPSLIGGLVGLGIIIFGAKMGFCMPKTAWNFGDPAKWDPEWTGSVSVGSTEFKAHMSQFKAWLPYILIGLILVVTRIPELGLKGILAAQAIKFTNILGFESVGASIAYLYLPGTIPFTLVALLTVLIHGMPGNKVKTAWTQAITTMKNPTIALFAAVALVSIFRGSGIADVALNPNSYPSMPLAMAKAVAAITGNAWPMFASYVGGLGAFITGSNTVSDLLFAEFQWGVAAQLELPRQIIVAAQATGGAMGNMICIHNIVAVCAVVGLSGMEGQILKRTVWPFLLYGLVVGLVATLMSFVFLPGLF, encoded by the coding sequence ATGTCTATTGAAGTACTTGCTTTAATCGCACTGCTGCCCATTCTCGTTGCGCTGGTGCTCATGGTCGGCCTGCGTTGGCCCGCCACCAAAGCCATGCCCCTGGCATGGCTCACAGCCGCCGCCGGGGCCGTCCTGGTCTGGCATCTTCCCGTCGCCTATGTCGCCGCACTGACCCTGCAGGGATTCGTGACGGCCATCGGCATTCTGATCATCGTTTTCGGAGCCATCCTCATTCTTCGGACCCTGCAACAGTCGGGCGGAATGGAAACCATCCAGTACGGAATGCAGAACATCACCCCTGATCGCCGCATCCAGGCCATCATCATCGGCTACATGTTCGCTGCATTTCTTGAAGGTGCCGCAGGCTTCGGCACCCCCGCAGCCCTAGCCGCTCCGCTGCTGCTTTCCCTGGGCTTCCCGCCTTTGGCCGCAGCCATCATCTGTCTTGTTTTCAACTCCTTCCCGGTCACATTCGGTGCGGTCGGCACTCCGGTCGTCCTCGGCCTGAAGTTCCTGGCCCCCGGTGTCAACGAAGCCGTCTCCGCAGGCACTGCCGGAGTCAACTTCGCCAGCATGGGCGACTTCAACCTGGTCGTGGGTCAGTGGGCAACCCTCATGCACCTCGGCATGATCTTTATCCTGCCCATCTTCATGCTCGGCTTCATCACCCGTTTCTTCGGCCCTGAACGCAGCTGGAAGCCCGGCTTAGCAGCCTGGAAATTCTGTATCTTCGCAGCTATCTCCTTCTCTGTCCCCTACCTGTTCTTTGCCTGGAACGTCGGTCCCGAGTTCCCGTCCCTGATCGGCGGTCTCGTGGGCCTCGGCATCATCATCTTCGGCGCCAAGATGGGCTTCTGCATGCCCAAGACCGCATGGAACTTCGGTGATCCGGCCAAGTGGGATCCCGAATGGACCGGTTCCGTTTCCGTGGGCTCCACCGAATTCAAGGCCCACATGAGCCAGTTCAAAGCCTGGTTGCCTTACATCCTCATCGGCCTGATCCTGGTGGTCACCCGTATCCCCGAACTCGGCCTCAAGGGCATCCTTGCCGCCCAGGCCATCAAGTTTACCAACATCCTCGGTTTCGAGAGCGTCGGCGCATCCATCGCCTATCTGTACCTGCCCGGCACCATTCCGTTCACCCTCGTCGCCCTGTTGACCGTGCTCATCCACGGCATGCCCGGCAACAAGGTCAAGACCGCATGGACCCAGGCCATCACGACCATGAAGAACCCCACCATCGCCCTGTTCGCAGCAGTCGCCCTGGTGTCCATCTTCCGCGGCTCCGGCATCGCCGATGTGGCCCTGAATCCCAATTCCTATCCGTCCATGCCCCTGGCCATGGCAAAGGCCGTTGCTGCCATTACCGGTAATGCATGGCCCATGTTTGCCTCCTACGTCGGCGGCCTGGGAGCCTTCATCACCGGTTCCAACACCGTATCAGACCTTCTGTTCGCCGAGTTCCAGTGGGGCGTTGCCGCCCAGCTCGAACTGCCCCGCCAGATCATCGTGGCCGCACAGGCCACCGGTGGTGCCATGGGCAACATGATCTGCATCCACAACATCGTGGCCGTGTGCGCCGTTGTCGGCCTGTCCGGCATGGAAGGTCAAATCCTGAAGCGGACCGTATGGCCCTTCCTGCTGTACGGCCTGGTCGTAGGACTCGTCGCCACCCTGATGAGCTTCGTGTTCCTGCCCGGCCTGTTCTAA
- the nifJ gene encoding pyruvate:ferredoxin (flavodoxin) oxidoreductase has translation MSKMKTMDGNTAAAWVAYAMSETAAIYPITPSSTMGEIADEWAAQGRKNIFGQTVEVRQLQSEAGAAGAAHGSLAGGALTTTFTASQGLLLMIPNMYKIAGELLPSVFHVSARAIAAHALSIFGDHQDVMACRQTGFAMLGAASVQEVMDLSLVAHLATVEASVPFVSFFDGFRTSHEIQKVEVIDYDDMKPLLNMEKLAEFRARSMNPEHPDVRGTAQNPDIYFQGREASNTYYDAIPGIVEEYMNKVSALTGRAYKPFDYVGAPDAERVVIAIGSSCETIEEVVNHMNAQGQKVGLIKVRLYRPFSAKHFLAVLPETAKRVTVLDRTKEPGALGDPLYQDVCTVFLEQGNGPAVTAGRYGLGSKEFTPAMVKAVFDNMAASSPRTRFTVGITDDIAKTSLVTTETLDTTPEGTVQCKFWGLGSDGTVGANKQAIKIIGDNTDMYAQGYFAYDSKKSGGITISHLRFGEKPIQSTYLVTAADYIACHNPSYVHLYDVLDGIKDGGTFVLNCAWTSDQMDEMLPAAMRRTIARKNLKFYTVDAVRIAGEVGLGGRINMIMQTAFFKLADVIDFDEAVKLLKAGIQSAYGKKGEKIVNMNNAAVDNAVNAIVEVAIPAAWADLADDAPTDTTEPNYVKNVMRPVLAQKGDDLPVSAFSVDGTMPLSTAKYEKRGVAISVPEWIKDNCIQCNQCAFVCPHSALRPVIADDAEMKSAPASFVTTDAKGKDVSGLRYRLQVAAQDCLGCGNCVDICPAKEKALVMKPISTQLEEQVPNWDFAQTVSFKDAFKRDSVKGSQFRQSLMEFSGACAGCGETPYVKVLTQLFGERMIIANATGCSSIWGASAPSTPYCTNADGHGPAWGNSLFEDAAEFGFGIEMGVNNRRNTLVANCKQALADGATGELKTALENWLAARDNAEASAETGNALKAALNGFSGDETLDAIAAAEDLYTKKSVWIFGGDGWAYDIGFGGVDHVIASGKDVNILVMDTEVYSNTGGQSSKATPLGSIAKFAAAGKGTGKKDLGRMAMTYGYVYVASVAMGADKQQFIKAIKEAEAYPGPSLVICYAPCINQGIKKGMGKTQLEQKLAVDSGYWPLYRYNPQLTEQGKNPFILESKAPDGSLQEFLSGENRYAMLERFHPELSKAFRAQIEKDYADRYAILTHLAGADFSKAEPEENVTCGVSAENPGSGEPCDDGR, from the coding sequence ATGTCCAAGATGAAAACGATGGATGGTAACACCGCCGCCGCCTGGGTGGCCTATGCCATGAGTGAAACCGCCGCCATCTACCCCATCACGCCGTCGTCCACCATGGGCGAGATAGCTGATGAATGGGCCGCACAGGGCCGCAAGAATATTTTCGGGCAGACCGTGGAAGTCCGCCAACTGCAATCAGAGGCAGGTGCGGCAGGTGCAGCGCACGGCTCCCTGGCCGGTGGCGCGCTGACCACCACCTTCACCGCCTCCCAGGGTCTCCTGCTCATGATTCCCAACATGTACAAGATCGCGGGCGAACTGCTGCCTTCGGTCTTCCATGTTTCGGCCCGCGCCATCGCAGCCCACGCACTGTCCATCTTCGGAGACCACCAGGATGTCATGGCCTGTCGCCAGACCGGCTTCGCCATGCTGGGAGCAGCAAGCGTCCAGGAGGTCATGGACCTCTCTTTGGTGGCGCACCTGGCCACTGTCGAAGCGAGCGTTCCCTTTGTTTCCTTCTTTGACGGCTTCCGTACCTCCCATGAGATCCAGAAGGTCGAGGTCATCGACTACGACGACATGAAGCCCCTGCTGAACATGGAGAAGCTGGCCGAGTTCCGCGCCCGGTCCATGAACCCTGAACACCCGGATGTTCGCGGCACCGCCCAAAACCCGGACATCTACTTCCAGGGCCGGGAAGCATCCAACACTTACTACGACGCCATCCCAGGCATCGTGGAAGAATACATGAACAAGGTCTCCGCCCTGACCGGTCGCGCATACAAGCCCTTCGACTACGTCGGTGCCCCGGATGCCGAGCGCGTGGTCATCGCAATAGGCTCCTCCTGTGAAACCATCGAAGAAGTGGTCAACCACATGAACGCCCAGGGCCAGAAGGTAGGTCTGATCAAGGTCCGTCTCTATCGCCCCTTCTCTGCAAAGCACTTCCTGGCCGTTCTGCCCGAGACCGCCAAACGCGTAACCGTGCTCGACCGTACCAAGGAACCCGGCGCCCTCGGTGATCCGCTGTATCAGGATGTCTGCACAGTCTTCCTGGAACAGGGCAACGGACCGGCCGTCACTGCCGGCCGCTACGGCCTGGGCTCCAAGGAATTTACGCCCGCAATGGTCAAGGCCGTGTTCGACAACATGGCTGCATCAAGCCCGCGCACCCGCTTCACCGTGGGTATCACCGATGATATCGCCAAAACCTCCCTTGTCACGACCGAGACCCTGGATACCACACCTGAAGGCACTGTGCAGTGCAAGTTCTGGGGTCTCGGTTCTGACGGAACCGTCGGCGCCAACAAACAGGCCATCAAGATCATCGGCGACAACACCGACATGTACGCCCAGGGTTACTTTGCCTACGACTCCAAGAAGTCCGGCGGCATCACCATCTCCCATCTGCGCTTCGGCGAAAAGCCCATCCAGTCTACCTACCTGGTCACTGCCGCCGACTACATCGCCTGCCACAACCCGAGCTATGTCCACCTCTATGACGTCCTGGACGGCATCAAGGACGGCGGTACCTTCGTGCTGAACTGTGCATGGACCAGCGACCAGATGGACGAAATGCTGCCCGCTGCCATGCGCCGCACCATTGCCCGCAAAAACCTGAAATTCTACACCGTGGACGCAGTCAGGATCGCCGGAGAAGTCGGCCTTGGCGGCCGTATCAACATGATCATGCAGACCGCCTTCTTCAAGCTGGCCGACGTCATCGACTTCGATGAGGCCGTCAAGCTCCTCAAGGCCGGTATCCAATCCGCATACGGCAAGAAGGGCGAAAAGATCGTCAACATGAACAACGCCGCCGTTGACAACGCCGTCAATGCCATCGTCGAAGTGGCCATCCCAGCCGCCTGGGCCGATCTGGCCGACGATGCCCCGACCGATACAACCGAGCCCAACTACGTGAAGAACGTCATGCGTCCGGTCCTGGCCCAAAAGGGCGACGACCTGCCGGTAAGCGCCTTCTCCGTGGACGGCACCATGCCCCTGTCCACCGCCAAATACGAAAAACGCGGCGTGGCCATCTCCGTGCCCGAATGGATCAAGGACAACTGCATCCAGTGCAACCAGTGCGCCTTTGTCTGTCCCCACTCCGCCCTTCGCCCGGTCATCGCCGACGATGCCGAGATGAAGAGCGCCCCGGCCTCCTTCGTCACCACCGACGCCAAGGGCAAGGACGTGAGCGGACTCCGGTACCGCCTCCAGGTCGCTGCTCAGGACTGCCTGGGCTGCGGCAACTGTGTGGACATCTGCCCGGCCAAGGAAAAGGCCCTGGTCATGAAACCCATCAGCACCCAGCTCGAAGAGCAGGTTCCCAACTGGGATTTTGCCCAGACCGTGTCCTTCAAGGACGCCTTCAAACGCGATTCCGTCAAGGGCAGCCAGTTCCGTCAGTCCCTGATGGAGTTCTCCGGAGCCTGTGCCGGTTGCGGCGAAACCCCGTACGTCAAGGTACTGACCCAGCTCTTCGGCGAACGCATGATCATTGCCAACGCCACTGGCTGTTCTTCCATCTGGGGCGCAAGCGCACCAAGCACACCTTACTGTACCAATGCTGACGGCCACGGCCCGGCATGGGGCAACTCCCTGTTCGAGGATGCTGCCGAATTCGGCTTCGGTATTGAAATGGGCGTCAACAACCGCCGCAACACCCTGGTTGCCAACTGCAAGCAAGCCCTGGCAGACGGCGCTACCGGCGAACTGAAGACCGCCCTGGAGAACTGGCTCGCAGCCAGGGACAACGCCGAGGCTTCCGCCGAGACCGGCAACGCCCTCAAGGCAGCCCTGAACGGTTTCTCCGGCGACGAAACCCTCGATGCCATTGCAGCCGCGGAAGACCTGTACACCAAGAAGTCCGTCTGGATCTTCGGCGGTGACGGCTGGGCCTACGACATCGGTTTCGGCGGCGTTGACCACGTCATCGCCTCCGGCAAGGACGTCAACATCCTGGTCATGGATACCGAGGTTTACTCCAACACCGGCGGCCAGTCTTCCAAGGCCACCCCGCTGGGTTCCATCGCCAAGTTCGCAGCCGCGGGCAAAGGCACCGGCAAGAAGGACCTCGGCCGCATGGCCATGACCTACGGCTACGTCTACGTGGCTTCCGTGGCCATGGGTGCGGACAAACAACAGTTCATCAAGGCGATCAAGGAAGCCGAGGCCTACCCCGGTCCGTCCCTGGTCATCTGCTACGCCCCGTGCATCAACCAGGGCATCAAGAAGGGCATGGGCAAGACCCAGCTCGAACAGAAACTGGCCGTGGACTCCGGCTATTGGCCGCTCTACCGCTACAATCCCCAGCTCACCGAACAGGGCAAGAATCCGTTCATCCTGGAGTCCAAGGCTCCTGACGGTTCCCTGCAGGAATTCCTGTCCGGCGAAAACCGCTACGCCATGCTGGAACGCTTCCATCCGGAACTGTCCAAGGCATTCCGTGCGCAGATCGAAAAAGACTACGCTGACCGCTACGCCATTCTCACCCACCTGGCCGGTGCTGACTTCAGCAAGGCCGAGCCGGAAGAAAACGTGACGTGCGGCGTGTCCGCCGAAAATCCGGGTTCGGGGGAACCCTGTGACGACGGAAGATAA